In Campylobacter vulpis, a genomic segment contains:
- a CDS encoding ammonia-forming cytochrome c nitrite reductase subunit c552, with the protein MNNKGPLYFGIIVVIALIGGVLWLNNDVSQKQAESVGGIASKNFVEMSDDNPTFDEWGKNFPDYLDMYLTVEKEKPFETDFGGNLAYSKLIRYPQLTVLWAGYPFSIDANEERGHFWIQVDQMDTARNNKDFLNAHGFAGFGGQPTACMNCHSGWTPWLLKNVAKDDWVAFNSTKYWTMIKNVPAVNGYKEGSVEHSGPHGGKRMGVTCADCHTPNNMSLRLTRPAAINALVARGYERDVEQGVKATREEMRTLVCSQCHVEYYFKPTGEKVKVIGESIANDTSKKWWNGTQKTYDEFDTWRDGNKPTEIEVAGIELVFPWSEWKKGEPFRIEMFDEYYEKVRKVFDKDWAHKISGAPMIKIQHPESELYSGGVHAANGVSCADCHMPYIRKGAKKMTQHNITSPLADINSACKTCHNQSEDYLKAQIKDIQNSTAHNLRTAEYAIVSLITDIKTMRDSLGALESYQSEGKADVKKINEELQEVLELHRKAQMRADFIGAENSTGFHNPRESSRMLLQAVDMARMGQTKLVEIANANGIADFKTSNLGFEDMQKLNPGEIRYKVDVNNHKAGERYYEHDNVNGSPSNALIEGDKNLKPYNYQVVDKQ; encoded by the coding sequence ATGAATAATAAAGGTCCTTTATACTTCGGTATAATCGTAGTTATTGCCTTAATTGGCGGAGTTTTGTGGCTTAATAATGATGTAAGTCAAAAGCAAGCAGAAAGTGTAGGAGGCATTGCGAGTAAAAATTTCGTAGAGATGAGTGATGATAATCCTACTTTTGATGAGTGGGGCAAAAATTTCCCTGATTATTTGGATATGTATTTAACTGTGGAGAAAGAAAAGCCTTTTGAAACAGATTTTGGTGGGAATTTGGCTTATTCTAAGCTCATTCGTTATCCACAACTTACCGTGCTTTGGGCTGGGTATCCTTTCTCCATAGATGCAAATGAAGAAAGAGGGCATTTTTGGATACAAGTTGATCAAATGGACACAGCTAGAAATAATAAGGATTTTCTTAACGCTCACGGCTTTGCGGGTTTTGGCGGACAGCCGACAGCCTGTATGAATTGTCATAGTGGCTGGACTCCTTGGCTTTTGAAAAATGTCGCTAAAGATGATTGGGTAGCGTTTAACTCGACTAAATACTGGACAATGATTAAAAATGTTCCAGCAGTTAATGGCTATAAAGAAGGTTCAGTAGAGCATAGCGGACCACACGGAGGCAAGAGAATGGGCGTAACTTGTGCGGACTGCCATACTCCAAATAATATGAGCTTAAGACTTACACGCCCAGCAGCCATTAATGCCTTAGTGGCTAGAGGTTATGAAAGAGATGTAGAGCAAGGCGTGAAAGCGACTAGAGAGGAAATGAGAACTTTAGTTTGCTCACAATGCCATGTGGAGTATTATTTCAAACCAACAGGCGAAAAAGTTAAGGTTATAGGTGAAAGCATAGCAAATGATACAAGCAAAAAATGGTGGAACGGCACACAAAAAACTTACGATGAATTTGACACTTGGAGAGATGGTAACAAGCCTACCGAAATCGAAGTAGCGGGGATAGAGCTTGTTTTCCCTTGGAGTGAGTGGAAAAAGGGTGAGCCATTTAGAATAGAAATGTTTGATGAGTATTATGAAAAAGTGCGTAAGGTTTTTGATAAGGACTGGGCACATAAAATCAGCGGTGCACCTATGATTAAAATTCAACACCCTGAAAGTGAGCTTTATAGTGGCGGTGTGCATGCGGCAAATGGCGTAAGCTGTGCGGATTGTCATATGCCTTATATTAGAAAAGGTGCAAAGAAAATGACTCAGCATAATATCACTTCGCCTTTAGCAGATATTAACTCTGCTTGTAAGACTTGCCATAATCAAAGCGAGGATTATCTTAAAGCTCAAATTAAAGATATTCAAAACTCAACCGCACATAATCTAAGAACAGCAGAATACGCAATCGTAAGTCTTATCACAGACATTAAAACAATGCGTGATTCACTTGGTGCTTTAGAATCTTATCAAAGCGAAGGTAAGGCAGATGTGAAGAAGATTAACGAAGAATTGCAAGAAGTGCTAGAGCTTCACAGAAAAGCACAAATGAGAGCTGATTTTATTGGTGCGGAAAATTCAACAGGCTTTCATAATCCAAGAGAAAGTTCTAGAATGCTTTTACAAGCTGTGGATATGGCTAGAATGGGTCAAACTAAGCTTGTAGAAATCGCTAACGCAAATGGCATAGCAGATTTTAAAACCTCGAATTTAGGCTTTGAAGATATGCAAAAGCTAAATCCTGGCGAGATACGCTATAAGGTTGATGTTAATAATCACAAGGCTGGAGAGCGTTATTATGAACACGATAATGTTAATGGTAGCCCTTCAAATGCTCTAATCGAAGGGGATAAAAATCTTAAGCCCTATAATTATCAAGTCGTTGATAAGCAATAA
- a CDS encoding type I restriction-modification system subunit M has protein sequence MQIHQFQPIISFIWSVADDLLRDVYVKGKYRDVILPMTILRRLDVILEPTKDKVLGTYTKHKDMQDKDTLNTLLCNASETTFYNHSNFTLKKLLNDPKNIRINFENYLEGFSENIKDIIAKFKFKNQLDTLEEAKILFAVIQRFCSTKINLSMHPIFNDKNELIHKGLSNLGMGYIFEELIRRFNEENNEEAGEHFTPRELIELMTHLVFLPIKDRIQKGTFTIYDNACGSGGMLTESKDFITDEKGLIRSKAQILLYGQEINPETYAICKADMLIKGENPDNIKYGSTLSEDKLSGEKFDFMLTNPPYGKSWEKDQKELDVSKKGGITTCNDPRFQVGITSKSDGQMMFLLNQLSKMKKPSENNGVGSRIASVHNGSSLFNSDSGMVAIRKYIIENDLLEAIIALPTNMFYNTGIPTFIWILTNNKTKAKKGKVQLINATKETYYTKMKKSLGQKQNSMLKEHIDKITELFLANKENDDCKIFDNAEFGYAKITIERPKSIELLVNDEKFQALKDKDKILAKLQELEISPQDFTSRADFINFLDVKLKKAEENLLIDSNTTNNTEKIPLTQDIQSYYESEVKPYVPNSWIAWESKVVGYEILFNKYFYTYTPPRSLEAINKDLQDLEQETQDLLKQILC, from the coding sequence ATGCAAATTCATCAATTTCAGCCCATCATTAGTTTTATTTGGAGTGTGGCAGATGATTTACTGCGTGATGTGTATGTTAAGGGTAAATACCGCGATGTTATCCTGCCTATGACGATTCTAAGGCGACTAGATGTTATCCTAGAGCCGACAAAAGATAAAGTCCTAGGGACTTACACCAAGCATAAAGATATGCAAGACAAAGATACTCTAAATACTTTACTATGCAATGCAAGTGAGACCACATTTTACAATCACTCAAATTTCACACTTAAAAAGCTTTTAAACGACCCTAAAAACATTAGAATCAATTTTGAAAACTACCTTGAAGGCTTTAGTGAAAACATTAAAGACATTATCGCAAAGTTTAAATTCAAAAATCAGCTTGATACCTTAGAAGAAGCAAAGATTTTATTCGCAGTGATACAGAGATTCTGCTCTACAAAAATAAATCTCTCTATGCACCCCATTTTTAATGATAAAAATGAGCTTATCCACAAAGGCTTAAGCAATCTTGGTATGGGCTACATCTTTGAAGAGCTTATAAGAAGGTTTAATGAGGAGAATAACGAAGAAGCCGGCGAGCACTTCACACCCAGAGAGCTTATAGAGCTTATGACGCATTTAGTCTTTTTGCCTATAAAAGATAGAATCCAAAAAGGCACTTTTACTATCTATGACAATGCGTGTGGAAGCGGCGGTATGCTTACAGAATCTAAAGACTTTATCACAGATGAAAAGGGACTTATCCGCTCTAAAGCTCAAATCCTACTCTATGGGCAGGAGATAAACCCAGAAACCTACGCCATTTGTAAAGCCGATATGCTGATAAAGGGTGAAAATCCCGACAATATCAAATACGGCTCAACCCTAAGCGAAGATAAGCTAAGTGGCGAAAAATTTGACTTTATGCTGACAAATCCCCCTTATGGCAAATCGTGGGAAAAAGACCAAAAAGAATTAGATGTCAGCAAAAAGGGCGGAATCACCACTTGCAATGACCCAAGATTTCAAGTAGGCATCACAAGTAAAAGCGATGGGCAAATGATGTTTTTACTTAACCAACTAAGCAAGATGAAAAAGCCAAGCGAGAATAATGGCGTAGGCTCTCGCATAGCCTCCGTGCATAATGGCAGCTCACTTTTTAATAGCGATAGCGGTATGGTAGCTATCCGCAAATACATCATAGAAAACGACCTCCTAGAAGCCATCATCGCCTTGCCTACAAATATGTTTTACAACACAGGTATTCCTACTTTTATATGGATTCTAACCAATAATAAGACAAAAGCGAAAAAAGGCAAAGTCCAGCTCATAAACGCAACAAAAGAGACATATTATACAAAGATGAAAAAATCTCTAGGGCAAAAGCAAAATAGTATGCTAAAAGAACATATAGATAAAATCACAGAACTTTTCTTAGCAAATAAAGAAAATGATGACTGTAAGATTTTTGATAATGCCGAGTTTGGCTATGCTAAAATTACTATTGAAAGACCAAAAAGCATAGAGCTTTTAGTCAATGATGAAAAATTTCAAGCCCTAAAAGACAAAGATAAGATTCTAGCAAAATTACAAGAATTAGAAATAAGTCCGCAAGATTTCACAAGTAGAGCAGACTTTATAAACTTCCTTGATGTCAAACTCAAAAAAGCCGAGGAAAATTTACTTATAGATTCTAACACCACAAACAACACAGAGAAAATCCCCCTAACACAAGATATACAAAGCTACTATGAAAGCGAAGTAAAGCCCTATGTGCCAAACTCGTGGATAGCGTGGGAAAGCAAAGTGGTAGGCTATGAAATTTTGTTTAACAAATATTTCTACACCTACACGCCCCCACGCAGCCTAGAAGCTATCAATAAAGATTTGCAAGACTTAGAGCAAGAAACGCAGGATTTATTAAAGCAGATTCTATGTTAA
- a CDS encoding type II toxin-antitoxin system death-on-curing family toxin, whose product MKYLSLQEVQIMHDDIINEIGGLSGANPKQIALLDSALTQIQNDDYYPSFIDKLTHLMFACVKFHPFADGNKRTALYIAKAFIKLNRPDSLPTDFYQRLEDVIVSVASDELSKDELTQILSAMLKGN is encoded by the coding sequence ATGAAATATCTAAGCTTACAAGAAGTGCAAATAATGCACGATGATATTATCAATGAAATAGGCGGACTAAGTGGGGCAAATCCTAAGCAAATCGCCCTTTTAGATTCCGCACTAACACAAATCCAAAATGATGATTATTACCCAAGCTTTATAGATAAGCTTACGCACTTAATGTTTGCTTGTGTGAAGTTCCACCCCTTTGCAGATGGCAATAAACGCACCGCACTTTACATAGCAAAAGCCTTTATCAAGCTAAACCGCCCAGATTCTCTCCCTACTGATTTCTACCAAAGGCTAGAAGATGTAATTGTAAGCGTAGCAAGTGATGAGCTAAGCAAAGATGAGCTAACACAAATCTTAAGTGCTATGCTAAAAGGCAACTAA
- a CDS encoding restriction endonuclease subunit S produces MKKHTQSPYESSKVSYKPSGIEWLGGGKIPTHWEVKPLQAIFNQRNEQNNNLEFQTILSLVKDVGVIPYEEKGNVGNKAKDDLQGYKIARVNDLVLNKMNAVIGSLGVSKYDGLVSPIYLVLYIENPNYLIAYYSYLFQTKSIQKFLRKFAYGIMEIRESIDYLEFKKMFLPIPPLQEQKEIAEFLDKKCEKIQNYINKKQKLITLLQEKKQALINQAVTKGLNPNIEFKPSGIEYLGLIPHHWEVRRVATLGKFFKGSNISKNDLQDSGVCVVLYGDIYTKYEIKTKQFHSKIAENFAKDKTQILFGDLLFSGSGETKEDIGKCICYLGNEKAYVGGDVIVLRQMGQDSLFLSYVLNSDYIKYQKAVVSKGEIIIHIYASNLRDLKIPLPPLQEQKEIAEFLDSKVAQINSVIEKTKKQIELIKEYKNTLINEAICGRVACSRDFSPTAQNDKMKSGFSLTLKMTKIKTNKRK; encoded by the coding sequence ATGAAAAAGCATACTCAATCCCCTTATGAAAGTAGCAAAGTGTCCTACAAACCTAGCGGGATAGAATGGCTGGGGGGGGGTAAAATCCCAACCCATTGGGAAGTTAAACCACTTCAGGCTATTTTTAATCAAAGAAATGAACAAAATAACAATTTAGAATTTCAAACAATTCTTTCACTAGTTAAAGATGTCGGCGTAATACCTTATGAAGAAAAAGGAAATGTCGGCAACAAAGCAAAAGACGATTTGCAGGGCTATAAGATTGCAAGAGTTAATGATTTAGTATTAAACAAAATGAATGCTGTAATCGGCTCATTAGGTGTTTCAAAATATGATGGTTTGGTTAGTCCCATTTATCTAGTTTTATATATTGAAAATCCAAACTATTTGATAGCCTATTATTCTTATCTTTTTCAAACAAAATCTATCCAAAAGTTTTTAAGAAAATTTGCTTATGGTATTATGGAAATTAGGGAAAGTATAGATTATTTAGAATTTAAAAAGATGTTTTTACCTATACCACCATTACAAGAGCAAAAAGAGATTGCGGAATTTTTAGATAAAAAATGTGAAAAAATTCAAAATTACATCAACAAAAAGCAAAAGCTAATCACACTTTTACAAGAGAAAAAACAAGCCCTAATTAACCAAGCCGTTACAAAAGGACTTAATCCAAATATAGAATTTAAACCTAGCGGTATAGAATATCTCGGGCTTATTCCACACCACTGGGAAGTAAGGCGTGTCGCAACGCTTGGAAAATTTTTTAAGGGGAGTAATATTTCAAAAAATGATTTGCAAGATAGTGGCGTTTGCGTTGTTTTATATGGCGATATATATACAAAATATGAGATAAAAACAAAACAATTTCATTCAAAAATAGCAGAAAATTTTGCTAAGGATAAAACACAAATTTTATTTGGCGATTTGTTATTTTCTGGTTCTGGCGAAACAAAAGAAGATATAGGAAAATGTATTTGTTATTTAGGTAACGAAAAAGCGTATGTTGGTGGCGATGTAATTGTATTAAGGCAAATGGGGCAAGATAGCTTGTTTTTATCCTATGTTTTAAATAGTGATTACATAAAATATCAAAAAGCAGTAGTAAGTAAAGGTGAAATTATAATTCATATTTATGCTTCAAATTTAAGAGATTTAAAAATCCCCTTACCCCCATTACAAGAACAAAAAGAGATTGCGGAATTTTTAGATTCTAAAGTCGCACAAATCAATTCAGTCATAGAGAAAACAAAAAAGCAAATAGAACTCATCAAAGAATATAAAAACACACTCATAAACGAAGCCATTTGTGGTAGGGTAGCTTGTAGCAGAGATTTTTCGCCTACGGCTCAAAATGACAAAATGAAATCTGGATTTTCGCTAACGCTCAAAATGACAAAAATAAAAACTAACAAAAGGAAGTAA
- a CDS encoding type I restriction endonuclease subunit R encodes MRKYTEKMLESFIESALLENGYIKRESKDYDKSLCMDKELFERFLQETQAKALQELEKRNIKEQELLKRVASQINEKGILKALQTHIEIMGVKLFLAYSKPNSSANEKAIEDYKKNIFSITRQLYYSEKNNNSLDMVIFLNGLPLITMELKNPFTHQNVYNAIEQYKTDRDPRERIFKQSVVHFALDSDLIYMSTKLEGVGSKLLPFNRGLNNGSGAIGLECGSGNPAVKDKMKTSYFWEEILQKDTLANLLFNFAQIVKKDKAEFVIFPRFHQFDVVRKLLNDTKEKGVGQRYLIQHSAGSGKSNSIAWLAHNLVSLHKIENNKEKPIFDSILVVTDRKVLDRQIQENVKSFEENKGLVEAITDGSKQLKAAIEDDKKIIITTIQKFPYIADEITHLQNKTFAIIIDEAHSSQSGKNAQKMGEAISNKNDKEADEIDIEEELIKIIENKKFQKNASYFAFTATPKPKTLEMFGIPCEINGERKFIPFHLYSMKQAIEEGFILDVLKGYITYKSYYKIISSIDDDKKYDKRKANAKLKKYVTNHIATIEKKATIMIEHFFQNTCKKIGGKAKAMVVTSSRENAVKYYLFFREYLQENYPQYKALVAFSGDKEINGESYSEAGLNGFSEAMLKDEFKKDNYRFLIVAEKYQTGFDEPLLHTMYVDKRLEGISAVQTLSRLNRICKNKEDTCVLDFANTHEEIGESFSTFYGQTYLKEPSDIEKIFTLKSNLFEYGIYTQYELDSFVEAILQRQSEDRIHSKLDSMVKEYNAKSDDEKTEFYTKAKAYLREYSFLAHILPFNDTELEKLYILLKMLITKIAPPRTEDLAKGILNNVDLESIRIILTDTKDIELEEDKGGVKPSSADGSSKKEVEFERLSNIVKAFNDKFGNIDFSTDEKIANSLVKLKDEIRENQTLKDSLGDRQNSHKLFVDIFKSKYANFYLENLPFLEQLGDKQAEFKEKVSSVIFEMICEGLNA; translated from the coding sequence ATGCGTAAATATACAGAAAAAATGCTAGAAAGCTTTATAGAATCTGCTTTATTAGAAAATGGCTATATCAAAAGAGAAAGTAAAGATTATGATAAAAGCTTATGTATGGATAAAGAGCTATTTGAACGCTTTTTGCAAGAAACTCAAGCAAAAGCCCTGCAAGAATTAGAAAAAAGAAATATAAAAGAGCAAGAGTTGCTAAAAAGAGTAGCTTCACAAATAAACGAGAAAGGAATCTTAAAAGCCCTGCAAACTCACATAGAAATAATGGGCGTTAAACTCTTTCTTGCATACTCTAAGCCAAATTCAAGTGCGAATGAAAAAGCCATAGAAGACTATAAGAAAAATATCTTTTCTATCACGCGTCAGCTTTATTATAGTGAGAAAAATAACAACTCTTTAGATATGGTGATTTTCCTAAATGGACTGCCGCTTATCACTATGGAGCTTAAAAACCCTTTCACGCATCAAAATGTCTATAATGCCATAGAGCAGTATAAAACAGATAGAGACCCAAGAGAGCGTATATTTAAGCAAAGTGTGGTGCATTTTGCCCTTGATAGTGATTTAATTTATATGAGCACAAAGCTAGAGGGAGTGGGGAGTAAATTATTACCCTTTAATAGAGGGCTAAATAATGGTAGCGGGGCAATAGGGCTTGAGTGTGGCAGTGGGAATCCTGCGGTAAAAGATAAGATGAAAACGAGCTATTTTTGGGAAGAGATTTTACAAAAAGATACTTTAGCAAATTTGCTTTTTAACTTCGCACAAATTGTGAAAAAAGATAAGGCGGAATTTGTGATATTTCCTAGATTTCATCAATTTGATGTGGTGCGTAAGCTTTTAAATGATACAAAAGAAAAGGGCGTGGGGCAAAGGTATCTTATTCAACATAGTGCAGGAAGTGGGAAAAGCAACTCAATAGCGTGGCTAGCTCACAATCTAGTAAGTTTGCACAAAATAGAAAATAATAAAGAAAAACCTATCTTTGATAGCATTTTAGTCGTAACAGATAGAAAGGTGCTAGATAGACAAATACAAGAAAATGTCAAGTCTTTTGAGGAAAATAAAGGTCTCGTAGAAGCTATCACAGATGGAAGTAAGCAGCTAAAAGCCGCCATAGAAGATGATAAAAAAATCATCATCACAACGATACAAAAATTCCCCTATATCGCCGATGAAATCACGCATTTACAGAATAAAACCTTTGCTATTATCATAGATGAAGCACATTCAAGCCAAAGTGGCAAAAACGCACAGAAAATGGGAGAAGCCATAAGTAATAAAAATGATAAAGAGGCAGATGAAATAGACATAGAAGAAGAGCTGATAAAAATCATTGAAAATAAGAAATTTCAAAAAAATGCAAGTTATTTTGCTTTCACTGCTACGCCTAAGCCAAAAACGCTAGAAATGTTTGGAATCCCTTGTGAGATAAATGGGGAGAGAAAGTTTATCCCCTTTCATCTTTACTCTATGAAACAAGCCATAGAAGAGGGCTTTATCCTTGATGTATTAAAAGGCTATATCACTTATAAAAGTTATTATAAAATCATCTCTAGCATAGATGATGATAAAAAATATGACAAAAGAAAGGCAAATGCGAAACTAAAAAAGTATGTAACAAATCATATCGCAACGATTGAAAAGAAAGCAACAATAATGATAGAACACTTCTTCCAAAATACTTGTAAAAAAATCGGTGGCAAGGCAAAGGCAATGGTCGTTACAAGCTCTAGGGAAAATGCGGTTAAATACTATCTTTTCTTTAGGGAATATTTACAAGAAAATTACCCGCAGTATAAAGCTTTAGTAGCATTTTCAGGGGATAAGGAAATAAATGGGGAGAGTTATAGCGAAGCGGGTCTTAATGGCTTTAGCGAAGCTATGCTAAAAGATGAGTTTAAAAAGGATAATTATCGCTTTTTAATTGTCGCAGAAAAATATCAAACAGGCTTTGATGAGCCGCTTTTACACACAATGTATGTGGATAAACGCTTGGAGGGCATAAGTGCGGTGCAAACACTCTCACGCCTGAATAGAATCTGTAAAAATAAAGAGGATACTTGTGTGCTAGACTTTGCAAACACGCACGAAGAGATTGGGGAGTCTTTTAGCACTTTTTATGGGCAGACTTATCTCAAAGAGCCAAGCGATATTGAAAAGATTTTTACACTTAAAAGCAATCTATTTGAGTATGGAATCTATACGCAATATGAGCTAGATTCTTTTGTAGAAGCTATTTTACAAAGGCAAAGCGAGGATAGAATCCACTCTAAACTTGATAGTATGGTAAAGGAATATAACGCAAAAAGCGATGATGAAAAGACAGAGTTTTACACAAAAGCAAAGGCGTATTTGAGAGAATACTCCTTTCTCGCACACATTCTTCCCTTTAATGATACAGAGCTTGAAAAGCTATATATCTTGCTAAAAATGCTTATTACAAAGATTGCCCCACCACGCACGGAGGACTTAGCAAAGGGGATATTAAATAATGTAGATTTAGAGAGTATTCGCATAATACTTACAGACACAAAGGACATAGAGCTAGAAGAGGATAAAGGCGGGGTTAAGCCATCAAGTGCTGATGGCTCTAGCAAAAAAGAAGTAGAGTTTGAACGCTTATCAAATATCGTTAAGGCATTTAATGATAAATTTGGCAATATAGATTTTAGCACAGATGAGAAGATAGCAAACTCTCTTGTAAAATTGAAAGATGAAATTAGAGAAAATCAAACGCTTAAGGATTCTCTGGGAGATAGGCAAAATTCGCATAAATTATTTGTGGATATTTTTAAAAGCAAGTATGCTAATTTCTATTTGGAAAACTTACCATTTTTAGAACAGCTAGGGGACAAACAAGCAGAATTTAAAGAGAAAGTTTCTAGCGTGATATTTGAGATGATTTGCGAGGGTTTAAATGCTTAA
- the murC gene encoding UDP-N-acetylmuramate--L-alanine ligase, with protein sequence MMRQIHFIGIGGIGISALARFLKERGYEISGSDLKPSKITKELEEEGVKVSIPHSEENVCGKDLVIYSAAIKEENKEFKHAKKLGIRCLSRKEALPLILQDKKVFAVAGAHGKSTTSSILASLLDDASVIIGAVLKEFGSNMIYKESERLVFEADESDSSFLNSNPYLAIVTNVEAEHLEHYNNDLSKLHNAYADFLNVAKMRVINAEDHFLKNYKGEALRLYPSVDIKNISMQIEDYKPLTCFEFKDLGQFSVFGMGYHLALDAALAIMAALEFEDVEQVRLKLKNYQGIKKRFDILYADEDLAIIDDYGHHPTEIKATLSAAKEYAKLANYSKITAIFEPHRYTRLVANLEHFKEAFENVDMLVILPVYAAGEDEIELDLRAHFPKALFVDDIKREGKFLVANKGELFDEGLIIGFGAGDISVKLRAN encoded by the coding sequence ATTATGCGTCAAATTCATTTTATAGGTATAGGTGGTATTGGAATTTCAGCTTTGGCTAGATTTTTAAAAGAGAGGGGATATGAGATTAGCGGGAGTGATTTAAAGCCTAGTAAAATTACAAAAGAGCTTGAAGAAGAGGGTGTGAAAGTATCCATTCCGCATAGTGAAGAAAATGTATGCGGTAAGGATTTGGTGATTTATTCTGCAGCAATCAAAGAGGAAAATAAGGAATTTAAACACGCAAAAAAACTAGGAATTCGTTGTCTTTCAAGAAAAGAGGCTTTACCTTTAATTTTACAAGACAAAAAGGTCTTTGCTGTGGCTGGAGCTCACGGAAAAAGCACGACTTCTAGTATTTTGGCTTCTTTGCTTGATGATGCGAGTGTGATTATTGGGGCAGTGCTTAAGGAATTTGGTTCAAATATGATTTATAAAGAAAGCGAAAGGCTTGTTTTTGAGGCAGATGAGAGTGATAGCTCTTTTTTAAATTCAAATCCTTATCTAGCCATAGTTACAAATGTGGAAGCTGAACATTTAGAGCATTACAACAACGATCTTTCTAAGCTTCATAATGCTTATGCGGATTTTTTAAATGTTGCCAAAATGCGTGTTATTAATGCTGAAGATCATTTTTTAAAAAACTATAAAGGCGAAGCTTTAAGGCTTTATCCTAGTGTGGATATTAAAAATATTTCTATGCAAATTGAAGATTATAAGCCACTTACTTGTTTTGAATTTAAGGATTTGGGGCAATTTAGTGTTTTTGGTATGGGCTATCATTTAGCTCTTGATGCGGCTTTGGCGATAATGGCAGCTTTAGAATTTGAAGATGTGGAGCAGGTGCGTTTGAAACTTAAAAATTATCAAGGGATTAAGAAGCGTTTTGATATTTTATATGCAGATGAAGATTTGGCTATTATTGATGATTATGGGCATCATCCAACAGAAATTAAAGCAACCTTGAGTGCCGCAAAAGAATATGCGAAACTTGCAAATTATTCTAAAATCACAGCTATTTTTGAGCCACATCGCTATACGCGTTTGGTGGCAAATTTGGAGCATTTTAAGGAGGCTTTCGAGAATGTGGATATGCTTGTTATTTTGCCTGTTTATGCGGCTGGAGAAGATGAGATTGAGCTTGATTTAAGGGCGCATTTTCCTAAGGCTTTGTTTGTAGATGATATTAAAAGAGAGGGGAAATTTTTAGTGGCAAACAAGGGAGAACTTTTTGATGAGGGGCTTATTATAGGCTTTGGTGCGGGAGATATTAGCGTAAAATTAAGAGCTAATTAG
- a CDS encoding shikimate dehydrogenase encodes MNFFCVIGDPISHSKSPRIHNNAIKLLGLNGIYTRFHLKDKEKLKENLFKLRLDGANITLPFKEEALKIADFKDDLATQIGSANTLILKENRIYAYNTDASGFLKAIEEFKDVKKALILGAGGTARAIAYALKQKNIHAIIANRSEKKLTHFKDFQCVLYENLKDFEFDIIINSTSAGLNDDHLPCDVNLLKKIRTKYAFEVIYGKKTPFIKFYEEKNIKHKDGLHMLLWQGIFAFELFFDLKNQQKQIQKAMLEALNLR; translated from the coding sequence ATGAATTTTTTTTGTGTCATAGGCGATCCTATTTCTCATTCTAAATCGCCTAGAATTCACAATAATGCCATTAAACTCTTAGGGCTTAATGGCATTTATACTCGCTTTCATCTTAAAGATAAAGAAAAACTTAAAGAAAATCTTTTCAAACTTAGACTTGATGGAGCAAACATTACCCTGCCCTTTAAAGAAGAAGCGCTTAAGATAGCCGATTTTAAAGATGACTTAGCTACTCAAATAGGCTCTGCTAATACACTTATCTTAAAAGAAAATCGAATTTATGCTTACAATACAGACGCATCGGGCTTTTTAAAAGCTATTGAGGAATTTAAAGATGTTAAAAAAGCCTTAATTTTAGGTGCAGGAGGCACGGCTAGAGCGATCGCTTATGCCCTCAAGCAAAAAAATATTCACGCTATCATAGCTAATCGTAGTGAGAAAAAATTGACACATTTTAAAGACTTTCAATGTGTGCTTTATGAGAATTTAAAGGACTTTGAATTTGATATTATCATTAATAGCACTTCGGCAGGTTTAAATGATGATCATTTACCCTGTGATGTCAATTTATTAAAGAAAATACGAACAAAATACGCTTTTGAAGTGATTTATGGTAAAAAAACGCCTTTTATTAAATTTTATGAAGAAAAAAATATCAAACACAAAGACGGACTTCATATGCTTTTATGGCAAGGTATTTTTGCTTTTGAGCTTTTTTTTGACTTAAAAAATCAACAAAAACAAATTCAAAAAGCTATGTTAGAGGCTCTAAATTTACGCTAA